One Corynebacterium matruchotii genomic window, ATGGTCGATGTGCTCAATGTCGACCGGGCATTGCTCCACGCAGGCGCCACAGTTGGTGCACGACCACAGCACATCCGGGTGGATAACATTGGACTCGCCCACGAGTTTGAGCAGGTCAACATCGGAATATGTGGTGTCGGTGGCAAACGTGTCCGGGTCCTGAAGGTAGGAAGCATTGGCGACGGCCGCATCCCGGATGTCGGTGACAAACAGCTTTGGCGACAGGGGCTTCCCGGTATTCCAGGAGGGGCATTGGGTCTGGCAACGACCGCATTCCGTGCAGGTTGCCGCATCAAGGAGCATCTTCCAGCTGGCGTCTTGGAGATGCCCAATGCCAAGGGAAGAATCCTCCTCAATGGTGTCGATCGTGAGTTCGGTTGTGCCGTCGTAAAGCGGCAGGACCTTACCCAGTGCGGGGGCGCCGTCGGGGTTGCGTTGGAAGAAAATATTGAAGAACGCCAGGAAGCGATGCCAGGCGACACCCCACGTGAGATTACGGGCCACCACCACTAACCACACCATGCCCACAAGCAGTTTGAACAGGGCAAAGACGCTCACCATTATGGGGCTGGCGGGGAGGAACCTGGCCAAGTATTGGGTGAAGAAGTCCGCCCACGGCGAGGCATGACCATAGGTGGCTATCTTCCCGGCCTTCACTAGGAGCATGCCGGCGCCCTCTAGGAAGATCACACTCTCCACAAAGAAAGCCGAAAGCGCGTTCGATCCGTAGAAGCGGGATAACCGCTCCCGCATGCCCGTCGACAAGCGAATGGCAAAGAGGAACCCAATGCCCAGGACGGTGCCGATCGCCAGGACCTCCTCGGCGAAATGATACAGCGACCACTGGGACAGCAGCGGCCACCCGCCAGCCGGGTTGAACGTTTGGATATAGGCTTCAAACCACACCAGCGACCCAATGAGGAAGCCCACCATCACAAACCAGTGGGCCACGGCAATGGCGGGACGCCGTATCAGCTCGGTGTGGAAAAACACCTCCTTGAGCACCTGCACCCCGCGGCGCACCGGCCTGTTTGTGCGGCCGGGTGCGGGTTGACCAGCGGCAATAAACAGATACAGGCGGCGGGCGGCGCGAATGAATAAAACCCACGCGGGCGCTGACAGCACAATGCCGAGCACCCCCATGATGAGCGTTGGTGTGACAGCCGGCATGGGGCAAAACCTCTATGAGTCGTAGCGGAGGGACGCGTAAAGTATATGCGTCTGCCCACACAACTGACCAAGAGGTTCCGCCGGTCTTTTCCGCTACGACGTTGTGAGCTGCACATCGCAGGCAACCCTTCGTTTGAATATATCTGGCACACTGGGGGACATGAAAATTGCTTTCCTAGGAACCGGCCGCATTCGCCAAGCATCTGATCGTCAACAATGATTATGAGGTGCGGGTCTGGAACCGTACGCTGGACAAAACCACTCCGCTTGTCGACGCCGGTGCCACCGCATACTCCACCGCCGCCGAGGTCGTTACCGGCGCTGACGTGGTGATTACGGCCCTGTTCGGGCCGAAAACCGTGCGCAGTGTGGTCATCGCCCCGACCTTATTCCCGCAGGTATTCCCTGGATCGACACCACCACCGTATCCCCTCAAGATGCCGAGGAATTCGCCACCAACGTTCCCACCTACATTGCCTGCCCGGTGGTTGGCACCCTGGGGCCGGCCCGTGCCGGAAAACTTGGTGTGTACGTGGGCAGCCCCGATCCGCAGCTGCGGGAGCTGGCTGCCGGCATTGTATCCCCCTGGGCGGACCCGAGCCGGTTGAAGTTGGTGGACTCCCAGCCCAAGGCTGCTATTGGGAAACTTCTCGCTAACCTGGCCCTAGCGATTAGTGCCGAGGGCATGAAAGAGGCTCTCCTGTTTGGGGACGCCACCGGCCTCACCGCGGCCGAAACCCTGGATCTGCTCGACTCCATTGGCTTGTCGTTTATGGCTAACCTGAAGCGTGATTTTGTGCTTGGTGACCGAAGCACCGACCCGGGTGATTTCACCGTCGACGCCCTGTGCAAGGACAGCAAGCTGATGCTGGACACCGCAGGCCAGGTGCTGCCCGGCATTCAGGCGGCGGTGGAATCCTTTACTATCCAACAGGATCATGGCCGGGGTGACCATGATTTTTCCGCCATTCTGGTGCACCGCTCCGAATAGGTGTGGTGCCGTGATTGGCCGTTGGTTGGGCGTCGACAAGCGTGCGGCTAGCGCAGCGCGGACACCCACCCCTTGCGGCCGTTATGCAGGATCGAACCGCGATAAATCCGGGCGCTCAGCCACAGGGCTGCGCCGGTCGTCGCCGCTAACAACACGTACGACGCCACCAGCTGCACGAGGGACATGTTATTAGCCGCATAGGAGATGGGTGTCAGGGTCGTAGAGAACGGGGGAATCCACGCCAAGACCTGCACAATTGGGCTCGATACGTTGAGGGAGCCGAACACGGCCGCATACATTGTTGCCATCATGAGAATCAGGATGGGCGACTGGGTGGATTGTAAATCCTCGGTGCGCGACACCATCGACCCGGCCGCCGCGTATAGGCTGCCGAAAAACAGCATCCCCAGGATGTAACCCACTATGAGCAGCGGAATCATGCCATAGCTGATGGTCGTGCCCTTGAGCAGGCCGGTGGACTGCACCGCAATCGCGCCGACCGTGATAATGATCGCCGTGCTGAGTGCTCCCATAATCAAACTGCCCAGGAGCTTCCCCGCCAGAAAATTCAGCGGCCGCACACTAGACAGGATGATTTCGATCACCCGAGACGATTTTTCCTCCGTCACCCGGCTGCCCACTATGGCTGCGAACGTCATAATGAATGTCATCATGATGAACACCCCAAGGTAGGTTGTGAACACGTTTGCCGCATCGATGTCCCTGCCCACATTCACCGTGGTGATGGCGGATGGCGGCGTGGCCTGACTGTACTGCTGTTCGGTGATATGAAGCTGCGCCAATGCTCGTTCCTGGGCCATGCGCTGCACTGCTGCGGTGACGGTGGTGACGAGGCTTTCGGAAGGCGCACCATCCGCCAATAAGTCGAACCCCTGATCGGTAGCAACCAATGCCGCATCCTTGCCGTCCCGTACTTGTTGCTCGGCGGCCGCCCGGTCCGGGGCGGTGGTCACGGTCAGATTATTTCCAGCCGCAAACGGTGCGGAGTCAACGCCCACCACCACAAGCTCTGGTAGTTGGTCCTGATTCTTCTGGTACCACGATGTGCCGAATATGGCTGCTATCACCACCACAAGCATGGTCACTACCGTAATCATGATGCCCTTGCTGCGCAGCAGCGCCCGGATCTCTTGACCCGCCACAATCTGAATGGTTTTCATGACACAAACTCCTTAAATAGGTCCACCAAATCGGGCACCCGCCGGGTAAACGAGTGCACCGGCCCCACCGCTAACGCCGCGGCGAGAATATCTTGATCGCTCACATGTTCGGGTTTTTCGATGATCGTCTGGCCAGGCTCCTCGGCGACGATTCGGCACCCCGTCGGGCACCATTCCTGCGCCGGCACGGGGGAGCCCACCTCGTATCGGGCCGGTCCCTGGGTGCGGAGCTCCATGACGGTGCCCTGTGCCCGCATTTCCCCGCCGCTGATGATCCCGACCCGGTCACACAACCGTTGCACCAAATCTAATTGATGGGACGAAAATATCACCGGTGTGCCCTGTTGAGCTCGGGAAATAAGCATGTCGCTCATCACCTGGACGGCGATGGGATCCAGGCCGGAAAACGGCTCGTCAAGCACTAAGACATCGGGATTGTGCACCAGCGACGCCGCCAGCTGCACCCGCTGCTGGTTCCCGAGACTCAGGTCCGTGAGTTGGCTGGTGGTTCGTTCCGCCAAGCCCAGCTGTTCCAAGAGCCCCTGGGCGTTCGTGGTGGCTTCTTGAATGCCAAGCCCGTGCAGCCGGGCCAGAAACACCAGCTGGTCCAGGATTTTCTCCTTCGCATACAGGCCCCGCTCCTCTGGCATGTAGCCGATATTGCGCCGGTTGTCGGCGGTGATGGGTTTGCCGTCCCACAGCACCTCACCGGCGTCAGCGGCGAGCACCCCCAGGATGATGCGCATCGTTGTGGACTTGCCCGCGCCATTGGATCCGACGAACCCGTAAATTTCGCCGGGTTTTACGGTAAGCGACACGTCGGTGAGCGCGGCAACGTCACCAAAATTTTTGCGTAAATTGCGTACTTCTAGAGTGGTCACTGATATCCTCCGTTTCCACTATCTGATTCACTTTCGGTACCTTCGGTGAAGGTGATGGCGTATGCGACCGTTGGTAATGTCATGGTAATGACGATAATGAGTGTGAGCAGGAGCGCGATGGTAAATGTCATCTGGACGGTTATTTCCGGTATG contains:
- a CDS encoding ABC transporter permease encodes the protein MKTIQIVAGQEIRALLRSKGIMITVVTMLVVVIAAIFGTSWYQKNQDQLPELVVVGVDSAPFAAGNNLTVTTAPDRAAAEQQVRDGKDAALVATDQGFDLLADGAPSESLVTTVTAAVQRMAQERALAQLHITEQQYSQATPPSAITTVNVGRDIDAANVFTTYLGVFIMMTFIMTFAAIVGSRVTEEKSSRVIEIILSSVRPLNFLAGKLLGSLIMGALSTAIIITVGAIAVQSTGLLKGTTISYGMIPLLIVGYILGMLFFGSLYAAAGSMVSRTEDLQSTQSPILILMMATMYAAVFGSLNVSSPIVQVLAWIPPFSTTLTPISYAANNMSLVQLVASYVLLAATTGAALWLSARIYRGSILHNGRKGWVSALR
- a CDS encoding ABC transporter ATP-binding protein, with the translated sequence MTTLEVRNLRKNFGDVAALTDVSLTVKPGEIYGFVGSNGAGKSTTMRIILGVLAADAGEVLWDGKPITADNRRNIGYMPEERGLYAKEKILDQLVFLARLHGLGIQEATTNAQGLLEQLGLAERTTSQLTDLSLGNQQRVQLAASLVHNPDVLVLDEPFSGLDPIAVQVMSDMLISRAQQGTPVIFSSHQLDLVQRLCDRVGIISGGEMRAQGTVMELRTQGPARYEVGSPVPAQEWCPTGCRIVAEEPGQTIIEKPEHVSDQDILAAALAVGPVHSFTRRVPDLVDLFKEFVS